One part of the Nymphaea colorata isolate Beijing-Zhang1983 chromosome 8, ASM883128v2, whole genome shotgun sequence genome encodes these proteins:
- the LOC126410286 gene encoding uncharacterized protein LOC126410286, whose product MMRLDDTSAMQLSKHPKATHAIFQIQDVYEGGGAEKGIGGIWNCGTPGIWGIEGIWGIVGIEGFLGTDGIEGMVGIEGIIGGMEGRDDGKVGMVGMLGMEKGKEKGRLGRPGMAEPPPVVGVLCSKWRAATTTSVLKRHKETKMVKERRAL is encoded by the exons ATGATGAGACTGGATGACACTAGCGCCATGCAGCTAAGCAAACACCCAAAGGCCACCCATGCAATATTTCAAATCCAAGACGTCTATGAAG GTGGTGGCGCCGAGAAAGGCATTGGAGGAATCTGGAACTGTGGAACGCCAGGAATTTGGGGAATTGAAGGCATCTGGGGGATAGTTGGAATCGAGGGGTTCTTGGGGACGGATGGAATCGAAGGGATGGTGGGAATAGAAGGCATTATTGGAGGAATGGAGGGTAGGGATGACGGCAAGGTAGGGATGGTGGGGATGTTGGGGATggagaagggaaaggagaaggGGAGGTTAGGGAGGCCAGGGATGGCCGAGCCACCTCCTGTTGTAGGGGTACTCTGCAGCAAGTGGCGGGCTGCAACTACCACTTCAGTATTGAAAAGGCACAAGGAAACGAAGATGGTGAAGGAGAGGAGAGCTCTGTGA